The following proteins come from a genomic window of Sorex araneus isolate mSorAra2 chromosome 1, mSorAra2.pri, whole genome shotgun sequence:
- the CHAMP1 gene encoding chromosome alignment-maintaining phosphoprotein 1 — protein sequence MEVLQELRKPSARLECDHCGFRGTDYENVQIHMGTIHPEFCDEMDAGGLGKMIFYQKSAKLFHCHKCFFTSKMYSNVYYHITSKHASPEKWNEKQKNQVNKEAEPLKSPPPSEHQKMSSNSAELLNSLPAFSTETQRLASVLSPESPKPNSLTSLELQKPGSVVSPEPQMPSPELLKPAPISTELSKPVSVVSEPQKPVPVPSPETQKLAPMSPDPVKGTLNPKPQKYPHFPETLRPPSASSPESPVLAASPEPWGPSPSASPESRKPARALSPEPRKPSPSESPEPWKPFSAVSPEPRRPAPAVSPGSWKPGPPGSPRSWKSSPSASSGPWKPAKPAPSVSPGPWKPIPSVSPGPWKPTPSVSPSSWKSSSVSPGSWKTPPTSPESWKSGPPELRKTTLSPEHWKAIPPVSPELRKAGPPLSPELRKPGPPLSPEIRSPGGSPELRKPSGSPELWKLSPDQRKTSPASLDFPESQKSSRSGSPDLWKSSFFIEPQKPVFPDARKSGPSGPSESPKAASDIWKPVLSIDNETRKPGLYSEPSKTAPPASPEPRKRALFSESRKHALFPELPKSSIFSESQKAVDLGDELQIDAIDDQRCDILVQEELLATPKKLLEDTLFHSSKKLKRDNQENSDTELSGGEYIKTDLDMIDIKGQESSSDQEQVDVESLDFSKENKMDMTSPEHSKNVLQFTEEKEAFISEEEIAKYMKRGKGKYYCKICCCRAMKKGAVLHHLVNKHNVHSPYKCTICGKAFLLESLLKNHVAAHGQSLLKCPRCNFESNFPRGFKKHLTHCQSRHNEEANKKIMEALEPPLEEQQI from the coding sequence atggaagtcTTGCAGGAACTTCGTAAACCATCGGCACGTTTGGAGTGTGACCATTGTGGTTTCAGAGGCACAGATTATGAAAATGTTCAGATTCACATGGGCACCATCCATCCGGAGTTTTGTGATGAAATGGATGCTGGCGGGTTAGGTAAAATGATATTTTACCAGAAAAGTGCAAAACTCTTTCACTGCCATAAATGCTTCTTTACCAGCAAGATGTACTCTAATGTGTATTATCACATCACGTCCAAACATGCAAGCCCAGAGAAatggaatgaaaaacaaaaaaatcaggtaAACAAAGAAGCAGAACCTCTGAAAAGTCCCCCTCCTTCTGAACACCAGAAAATGTCCTCTAATTCAGCAGAACTGCTAAATTCTCTGCCAGCCTTttccacagaaacacagagacttGCCTCAGTTTTGTCTCCAGAATCACCAAAACCTAATTCTCTTACTTCCCTGGAACTTCAGAAGCCTGGCTCTGTTGTTTCTCCTGAACCACAGATGCCTTCTCCTGAACTTTTAAAACCTGCCCCCATTTCTACTGAACTTTCCAAACCAGTCTCTGTTGTTTCTGAGCCTCAGAAACCAGTCCCTGTTCCTTCTCCAGAAACACAGAAACTTGCCCCTATGTCTCCTGATCCGGTTAAGGGTACTCTTAATCCCAAACCTCAGAAATATCCACATTTCCCAGAAACATTGAGGCCTCCTTCAGCCTCATCTCCAGAATCACCagttttagcagcctcccctgaACCTTGGGGGCCTTCCCCTTCTGCATCTCCAGAGTCTCGGAAGCCAGCCCGGGCTCTGTCTCCTGAGCCGAGGAAGCCCTCCCCGTCAGAATCTCCTGAGCCTTGGAAGCCATTCTCTGCTGTCTCCCCAGAGCCTAGGAGACCAGCCCCAGCTGTGTCACCAGGTTCTTGGAAGCCAGGGCCACCTGGGTCCCCTAGGTCTTGGAAATCTAGTCCTTCAGCATCATCGGGGCCCTGGAAGCCAGCCAAACCTGCACCGTCTGTGTCTCCTGGACCTTGGAAGCCAATTCCTTCTGTGTCACCTGGACCTTGGAAACCAACTCCTTCTGTGTCCCCTTCATCCTGGAAGTCCTCTTCAGTTTCACCTGGTTCCTGGAAAACTCCCCCCACATCTCCTGAGTCATGGAAGTCTGGCCCACCTGAACTCCGAAAGACAACTTTGTCACCAGAACACTGGAAGGCAATTCCCCCAGTGTCTCCTGAACTTCGTAAAGCAGGGCCTCCTTTGTCTCCTGAGCTTCGCAAACCAGGACCACCACTGTCTCCAGAGATTCGTAGTCCAGGAGGATCACCAGAGCTCAGGAAACCCTCAGGGTCTCCAGAACTATGGAAGCTTTCTCCTGATCAGCGGAAAACTTCTCCTGCTTCCCTTGATTTTCCTGAGTCCCAGAAAAGTTCCCGTAGTGGTTCCCCTGATCTCTGGAagtcttccttttttattgaacCTCAGAAACCTGTCTTCCCTGATGCCCGGAAATCAGGTCCTTCTGGGCCTTCTGAGTCTCCTAAGGCTGCCTCAGATATATGGAAGCCTGTCCTCTCTATTGATAATGAGACTAGAAAACCTGGCCTGTATTCCGAGCCTTCTAAAACAGCCCCTCCTGCTTCTCCTGAACCTCGGAAACGTGCTCTTTTTTCAGAGTCTCGGAAACATGCCCTTTTCCCTGAACTTCCCAAGTCATCTATCTTCTCAGAGTCTCAGAAGGCAGTTGATCTTGGGGATGAACTACAGATAGATGCCATAGATGATCAAAGGTGTGATATTTTGGTTCAAGAGGAACTACTAGCTACgcctaagaaactcttagaagacACTTTATTTCATTCCTCAAAGAAGCTCAAGAGAGATAACCAAGAGAACTCAGATACTGAGCTTAGTGGTGGTGAGTATATAAAAACAGATTTGGATATGATAGATATTAAGGGCCAAGAATCAAGTAGTGATCAAGAGCAGGTTGATGTGGAATCTCTTGATTTTAgtaaagagaacaaaatggacaTGACTAGTCCAGAGCATTCCAAAAATGTATTACAATTTACTGAAGAAAAAGAGGCATTTATCTCTGAAGAAGAGATTGCAAAATACATGAAACGCGGGAAAGGAAAGTATTATTGCAAAATTTGTTGCTGTCGTGCTATGAAAAAAGGTGCTGTTTTGCATCATTTGGTTAATAAGCATAATGTTCATAGCCCTTACAAATGCACAATTTGTGGAAAGGCTTTTCTGTTGGAATCTCTCCTCAAAAATCATGTAGCAGCCCATGGGCAGAGTTTGCTTAAATGTCCGCGTTGTAATTTTGAATCGAATTTCCCAAGAGGCTTTAAGAAACATTTAACTCATTGTCAAAGCAGGCATAATGAAgaggcaaataaaaaaataatggaagcTCTTGAACCACCACTGGAAGAGCAGcaaatttga